In Streptomyces durocortorensis, a genomic segment contains:
- a CDS encoding alpha/beta fold hydrolase produces the protein MPKEIIRTLSVDGVRYGYRVLPYDSGGGAAPATAPTLILGGALQGMFGWPQMDDHLGPATDVVTADLPGMGTADPLPPGPSAGLLRRAVLRIADDLGAPRINLFGFSYGTAIAFGFAQHHPERVARLALGGVPVHIDEAQVDRWERARELLAGGDREGFAALAADALMCLDPERPVHRRELARRYVRRSFLHALAHSPHAADSLHRALGDRPDFSGGLTGVPALVFAGEHDTVTSPARQREFAATIEGSRFLTIEESDHWVVLERAGEVAALVSRFLTEREPVTGAVALPRQAGTPVGRT, from the coding sequence ATGCCCAAGGAGATCATCCGGACGCTGTCGGTCGACGGAGTGCGCTACGGCTACCGCGTCCTGCCGTACGACAGCGGCGGCGGGGCGGCCCCGGCCACCGCACCCACGCTCATTCTCGGCGGCGCGCTCCAGGGCATGTTCGGCTGGCCCCAGATGGACGACCACCTGGGCCCGGCCACCGACGTGGTCACCGCCGACCTGCCCGGCATGGGCACCGCCGACCCCCTTCCGCCCGGTCCGAGCGCCGGCCTCCTGCGCCGGGCCGTCCTGCGGATCGCTGACGACCTCGGCGCACCCCGGATCAACCTCTTCGGCTTCTCCTACGGCACCGCCATCGCCTTCGGGTTCGCCCAGCACCATCCGGAGCGGGTGGCCCGGCTCGCCCTCGGCGGCGTCCCGGTGCACATCGACGAGGCCCAGGTGGACCGCTGGGAGCGGGCGCGGGAGCTGCTGGCGGGCGGTGACCGCGAGGGGTTCGCGGCGCTCGCGGCCGACGCGCTGATGTGCCTCGACCCCGAACGGCCCGTACACCGCAGGGAACTGGCCCGACGCTATGTCCGGCGCTCGTTCCTGCACGCGCTCGCCCACTCCCCGCACGCGGCGGACTCCCTGCACCGGGCGCTGGGCGACCGGCCCGACTTCTCCGGCGGGCTCACCGGCGTACCGGCGCTGGTCTTCGCCGGAGAGCACGACACGGTGACGTCGCCCGCGCGGCAGCGGGAGTTCGCCGCGACGATCGAGGGCAGCCGGTTCCTGACGATCGAGGAGTCCGACCACTGGGTGGTCCTGGAGCGGGCCGGCGAGGTGGCCGCGCTGGTCTCCCGGTTCCTCACCGAGCGGGAGCCGGTGACCGGTGCGGTCGCCCTGCCGCGCCAGGCGGGCACCCCGGTGGGGCGGACCTGA
- a CDS encoding acyl carrier protein, whose protein sequence is MSTSEEISTLLVTKFGTDPEAIRPDVPLHRLRLDSLALEELRLLIEDRLDVDLEDVALTSRDTVGRLIEAVHVKVAA, encoded by the coding sequence ATGAGCACTTCGGAAGAGATCAGCACCCTGCTGGTGACGAAGTTCGGAACCGACCCCGAGGCCATCCGCCCCGATGTCCCGCTGCACCGGCTGCGGCTGGACTCCCTCGCCCTGGAGGAGCTGCGGCTGCTCATCGAGGACCGGCTGGACGTGGACCTGGAGGACGTCGCGCTCACCTCCCGCGACACCGTCGGACGGCTCATCGAGGCCGTCCACGTCAAGGTCGCCGCGTGA
- a CDS encoding nitroreductase family protein codes for MTMEKVQTDPSASGGPALFATMSTMRAMRRLKPDAVPDETVEQLIQAAVWGPSGGNMQCYEYVVVTDRQVMARLAPLWKRCVDAYLATTGKYAPEGMDEAAYGRMVAAIEYQRDHFAETPVLIVPCYRFPEPRLDEEGLAASARALGPAGTEHMMTTRTRFQALAEGSCVYPGVQNLLLAARGLGLAANITIWHLMLEQEWKQELGIPEDMATFAAIPVGWPRGNFGPVRRRPVADVIHRDRW; via the coding sequence ATGACCATGGAAAAGGTTCAGACCGACCCGTCCGCCTCCGGCGGCCCCGCCCTCTTCGCCACCATGTCCACGATGCGCGCCATGCGCCGCCTCAAGCCGGACGCGGTGCCGGACGAGACGGTGGAGCAGCTCATACAGGCCGCCGTCTGGGGGCCCAGCGGCGGCAACATGCAGTGTTACGAGTACGTGGTGGTGACCGACCGTCAGGTGATGGCGCGGCTGGCGCCGCTGTGGAAGCGGTGCGTGGACGCGTATCTGGCGACGACCGGGAAGTACGCGCCCGAGGGCATGGACGAGGCGGCATACGGCCGGATGGTGGCGGCGATCGAGTACCAGCGCGACCACTTCGCCGAGACGCCGGTGCTGATCGTGCCGTGCTACCGGTTCCCGGAACCGCGCCTGGACGAGGAGGGGCTCGCGGCCTCGGCGCGGGCGCTGGGCCCGGCGGGCACGGAGCACATGATGACCACGCGGACGCGCTTCCAGGCGCTGGCGGAGGGCTCCTGTGTCTACCCCGGGGTGCAGAACCTGCTCCTCGCGGCCCGGGGACTGGGGCTCGCGGCGAACATCACCATCTGGCATCTGATGCTCGAACAGGAGTGGAAGCAGGAGCTCGGCATCCCGGAGGACATGGCGACGTTCGCCGCGATCCCGGTGGGGTGGCCGCGGGGCAACTTCGGGCCCGTACGGCGTCGCCCGGTGGCCGACGTCATCCACCGCGACCGCTGGTAG
- a CDS encoding nitroreductase family deazaflavin-dependent oxidoreductase → MTTEQDGRGEVVLNPTEWVARQAELYESSGGTKGTTQLGVPCLLLDYVGRRSGLVRRTVLIYGRDGEDYLIVASNGGSARPPQWYLNLLANPEVELRVETERFGAIAATLPAEEKARVWPGLVELFPRYAQYQAATERDIPVVRLTRR, encoded by the coding sequence ATGACGACGGAGCAGGACGGACGCGGCGAGGTCGTGCTCAACCCCACCGAGTGGGTCGCCCGGCAGGCCGAGCTGTACGAGTCCTCCGGCGGCACGAAGGGCACCACGCAGCTCGGTGTGCCCTGCCTGCTGCTGGACTACGTGGGCCGGCGCAGCGGGCTCGTCCGGCGCACGGTGCTGATCTACGGGCGGGACGGCGAGGACTACTTGATCGTGGCGTCCAACGGCGGCTCGGCACGGCCGCCGCAGTGGTATCTGAACCTCCTGGCGAATCCCGAGGTCGAACTCCGGGTGGAGACCGAGCGGTTCGGGGCGATCGCGGCGACCCTGCCGGCGGAGGAGAAGGCGCGGGTGTGGCCGGGTCTGGTGGAGCTGTTCCCGCGCTACGCCCAGTATCAGGCGGCCACCGAGCGGGACATCCCCGTCGTCCGGCTGACACGGCGCTGA
- a CDS encoding NCS2 family permease has product MTQQSVEPKTSAEAAGPGSRVPAGRSWLDRYFHISERGSTVAREVRGGVTTFMAMAYILLLNPLILGGEDVNEDLLSQSGLITATAFAAAATTLLMGFVGKVPLALAAGLSVSGVLASQVAPSMTWPQAMGMCVIYGVVICLLVVTGLREMIMNAIPLALKHGITMGIGLFIALIGLYKAGFVHKGEATPVSLGPAGELAGWPVLIFCVTLLLIFMLQARNIPGAILIGIIVGTIVAIAVNAIVDIDGKAWSSGPPALEGSAVAMPDFSLFGNVEFGGWGDVGVMTVGMIVFTLVLAGFFDAMATIIGVGTEAKLADEKGRMPGLSKALFVDGAGGVIGGVASGSGQTVFVESATGVGEGARTGFASVVTGLFFAACLFFTPLTAIVPTEVASAALVVIGAMMMQNARHVDWSDRSVAIPVFLTVVLMPFTYTITTGVAAGVISYTAIKVAQGRAREIGAFMWGLTVIFIVFFALNPIESWLGVH; this is encoded by the coding sequence ATGACCCAGCAGTCAGTGGAACCGAAGACCAGCGCGGAGGCCGCGGGCCCCGGCTCGCGCGTCCCCGCCGGAAGATCATGGCTCGACCGTTACTTCCACATATCCGAACGAGGCTCCACGGTCGCGCGCGAAGTGCGCGGCGGCGTCACGACCTTCATGGCCATGGCGTACATTCTCCTCCTCAACCCGCTGATCCTCGGCGGGGAGGACGTCAACGAAGACCTCCTCAGCCAGAGCGGCCTGATCACCGCGACCGCCTTCGCGGCGGCCGCGACGACCCTGCTCATGGGCTTCGTCGGCAAGGTGCCCCTGGCGCTCGCCGCCGGACTCAGCGTCTCCGGTGTGCTCGCCTCGCAGGTCGCGCCCAGCATGACCTGGCCGCAGGCCATGGGCATGTGTGTGATCTACGGTGTGGTGATCTGTCTCCTGGTGGTCACCGGCCTCCGCGAGATGATCATGAACGCGATCCCGCTCGCGCTCAAACACGGCATCACGATGGGCATCGGGCTCTTCATCGCCCTCATCGGCCTCTACAAGGCGGGCTTCGTCCACAAGGGCGAGGCGACCCCCGTCTCCCTCGGCCCGGCCGGGGAACTGGCCGGCTGGCCCGTTCTGATCTTCTGCGTGACGCTCCTGCTCATCTTCATGCTCCAGGCGCGCAACATCCCCGGCGCGATCCTGATCGGCATCATCGTCGGCACCATTGTCGCCATCGCCGTCAACGCGATCGTCGACATCGACGGCAAGGCCTGGAGCAGCGGCCCGCCCGCCCTGGAGGGCAGCGCGGTCGCCATGCCCGACTTCTCGCTCTTCGGGAACGTCGAGTTCGGCGGCTGGGGCGACGTCGGCGTGATGACCGTCGGCATGATCGTCTTCACCCTGGTGCTGGCGGGCTTCTTCGACGCGATGGCCACCATCATCGGCGTCGGCACCGAGGCCAAGCTCGCCGACGAGAAGGGCCGTATGCCGGGCCTGTCCAAGGCGCTGTTCGTCGACGGCGCGGGCGGTGTCATCGGCGGTGTCGCCTCCGGCTCCGGCCAGACGGTCTTCGTCGAGTCGGCCACCGGCGTCGGCGAGGGGGCCCGGACCGGGTTCGCGTCGGTCGTCACCGGCCTGTTCTTCGCCGCATGCCTCTTCTTCACCCCGCTCACCGCGATCGTCCCGACCGAGGTGGCCTCCGCCGCCCTCGTCGTCATCGGCGCGATGATGATGCAGAACGCCCGGCACGTGGACTGGAGCGACCGCTCGGTCGCCATCCCGGTCTTCCTGACCGTGGTCCTGATGCCCTTCACCTACACCATCACCACCGGTGTCGCCGCGGGTGTCATCTCGTACACCGCCATCAAGGTCGCCCAGGGCCGGGCCCGAGAGATCGGGGCCTTCATGTGGGGGCTCACGGTGATCTTCATCGTCTTCTTCGCCCTCAACCCGATCGAGAGCTGGCTCGGCGTCCACTGA
- a CDS encoding peptidoglycan-binding protein, whose translation MPLRTAARTRARVCALAVLTATALLATGHPANAAPQRDTADPMNRAFAEAAQEHGVPRDLLAAVGYGESRLNGHAGEPSQANGYGVMHLASNPVNRSLEKASELTGESTARLRRDTAANILGGAAVLRDHADALGLDAAERRDVNAWYPAVARYSAADGPAAALYADAVFTFLAEGVTATVGDGEQVLVPSRPVDPDKGALSASGLYAQSQDYPSARWVPAHSSNYTVSRSATVDKVVVHVTQGSYAGSISWFQNPASQVSAHYVIRSSDGEVTQTVRDKDTAWHARSANASSVGIEHEGWVDNPAWFTDAMYRSSAALTSHLSAKFDIPKNRSHIVGHSEVPGNDHTDPGDHWDWDYYMELIGGDPGNGGDGLTFPVYTTQQSGSAGPQVTAVQTLLTQQGYEPGTVDGHFGPNTKSAVEAFQRARSLGADGIVGPKTWTALLSAGTTPLLSQGSSGDAVKRLQRALTAALGTTVDADGSFGPATETAVRGYQNSRKLGVDGKVGPETWKALQGGR comes from the coding sequence ATGCCCCTACGCACCGCAGCCCGCACCCGGGCCCGGGTCTGCGCCCTGGCGGTCCTCACCGCCACGGCGCTCCTCGCCACCGGGCACCCGGCCAACGCGGCACCGCAACGGGACACGGCCGACCCGATGAACCGCGCCTTCGCCGAAGCGGCCCAGGAGCACGGCGTACCGCGCGATCTGCTGGCCGCCGTCGGCTACGGCGAGTCCCGGCTGAACGGTCACGCGGGCGAGCCCAGCCAGGCGAACGGCTACGGCGTGATGCACCTGGCGAGCAACCCGGTGAACCGCTCCCTGGAGAAGGCCTCCGAGCTGACCGGCGAGAGCACGGCGCGGCTGCGCCGGGACACCGCGGCCAACATCCTCGGCGGTGCGGCCGTCCTGCGCGACCACGCCGACGCGCTGGGCCTGGACGCCGCCGAGCGCCGCGACGTGAACGCCTGGTACCCGGCGGTCGCCCGGTACAGCGCCGCCGACGGACCGGCCGCCGCGCTCTACGCGGACGCCGTCTTCACGTTCCTCGCCGAGGGTGTGACCGCGACGGTGGGCGACGGCGAGCAGGTGCTCGTACCGTCCCGCCCGGTCGACCCGGACAAGGGGGCGCTGTCGGCGTCCGGCCTCTACGCCCAGAGCCAGGACTATCCCTCGGCGCGCTGGGTGCCCGCCCACTCCTCGAACTACACCGTCAGCCGATCCGCGACCGTCGACAAGGTGGTCGTTCATGTCACGCAGGGCTCGTACGCGGGCTCCATCAGCTGGTTCCAGAACCCTGCCTCCCAGGTCAGCGCCCACTACGTGATCCGCTCTTCGGACGGCGAGGTCACCCAGACGGTCCGGGACAAGGACACGGCTTGGCACGCCCGCAGCGCCAACGCCTCGTCCGTCGGGATCGAGCACGAGGGATGGGTCGACAACCCGGCCTGGTTCACGGACGCGATGTACCGCTCCTCGGCCGCCCTGACCTCCCACCTCAGCGCCAAGTTCGACATCCCGAAGAACCGGTCGCACATCGTCGGGCACAGCGAGGTTCCGGGCAACGACCACACCGACCCGGGCGACCACTGGGACTGGGACTACTACATGGAGCTGATCGGCGGCGACCCGGGCAACGGCGGCGACGGCCTGACCTTCCCCGTGTACACGACCCAGCAGTCCGGCTCGGCGGGCCCGCAGGTGACGGCCGTCCAGACGCTGCTCACCCAGCAGGGTTACGAGCCGGGCACGGTGGACGGCCACTTCGGGCCCAACACGAAGAGCGCGGTGGAGGCGTTCCAGCGGGCCCGCTCCCTCGGCGCCGACGGCATCGTCGGCCCGAAGACCTGGACGGCCCTGCTGTCGGCGGGCACGACCCCGCTCCTGTCCCAGGGCAGCTCGGGCGACGCGGTGAAGCGCCTCCAGCGCGCCCTGACAGCGGCGCTCGGCACCACCGTCGACGCGGACGGCAGCTTCGGCCCGGCCACGGAAACCGCGGTACGCGGCTATCAGAACAGCCGCAAGCTGGGCGTCGACGGCAAGGTGGGGCCGGAGACGTGGAAGGCGTTGCAGGGCGGACGGTGA
- a CDS encoding (2Fe-2S)-binding protein → MRVNFTVNGRQQEADDVWEGESLLYVLRERMGLPGSKNACEQGECGSCTVRLDGVPVCSCLVAAGQVEGREVVTVEGLADYAKHREDAHPGGGCASGACGTTLDAAKRWQARPADGQTGEAAPLSPIQQAFIDAGAVQCGFCTPGLLVAADELLENTPSPSDQDIREALSGNLCRCTGYEKILDAVRLAAARQEEAVQS, encoded by the coding sequence ATGCGAGTCAATTTCACGGTCAACGGCCGTCAGCAGGAAGCCGACGACGTGTGGGAGGGCGAGTCCCTCCTGTACGTCCTGCGTGAGCGCATGGGCCTGCCCGGCTCCAAGAACGCCTGCGAGCAGGGGGAGTGCGGCTCCTGCACGGTCCGCCTGGACGGCGTCCCCGTGTGTTCCTGTCTGGTCGCCGCCGGTCAGGTCGAGGGCCGCGAGGTCGTCACCGTCGAGGGCCTGGCCGACTACGCCAAGCACCGCGAGGACGCCCACCCGGGCGGCGGCTGCGCCTCCGGCGCGTGCGGCACCACCCTGGACGCCGCCAAGCGCTGGCAGGCCCGGCCCGCCGACGGCCAGACGGGCGAGGCCGCCCCGCTCTCCCCGATCCAGCAGGCGTTCATCGATGCCGGAGCCGTCCAGTGCGGCTTCTGCACCCCCGGCCTCCTCGTCGCCGCCGACGAGCTGCTGGAGAACACCCCCTCGCCGTCCGACCAGGACATCCGTGAGGCGCTCTCCGGCAACCTGTGCCGCTGCACCGGCTACGAGAAGATCCTCGACGCGGTCCGCCTCGCGGCCGCCCGTCAGGAAGAGGCGGTCCAGTCATGA
- a CDS encoding beta-ketoacyl-[acyl-carrier-protein] synthase family protein, protein MSAAARAYRRPAPAPYAAAVTGVGLVTAAGTGADAAWRGVTEGLAPNVGPRPELAELPCDFFYSVTDCDPGAALGVAAQRLMDRFAQLAVIAAREAVADAGLDPSVWDSGRVGVVIGSAHGGLPFYDEQSAALADRGPRRVSPKLAPLSVVNGAASSVSLDLGLHGPSQAVSTACSSGTVAIGTAHQMLRSGACDIVIAGGAESTCTRLLIASACRLKAVSTRREDPEAACRPFDTHRDGFVVGEGAGLLVLEHPDHARARGATVRAHVGGYGASSDAHSAVAPDPDGLGIERALRSALADAGLSPSDVGHVNAHGTSTVSNDLIEATMLRRVLGESPLVTSTKAMTGHTLGAAGGIETALAVLALQHQRIPPTVNLDAPDPAIPVDVVAKEARSASFDCAVKTSLGFGGHNAALVLTRA, encoded by the coding sequence GTGAGCGCCGCCGCCCGGGCCTACCGCCGCCCGGCACCCGCCCCGTACGCCGCGGCCGTCACCGGGGTCGGCCTGGTCACCGCGGCCGGTACGGGCGCGGACGCCGCCTGGCGCGGCGTCACCGAGGGCCTCGCGCCGAACGTGGGACCCCGGCCCGAACTGGCCGAACTGCCCTGCGACTTCTTCTACTCCGTCACCGACTGCGACCCGGGGGCCGCGCTCGGGGTCGCCGCCCAGCGGCTGATGGACCGTTTCGCCCAACTCGCCGTCATCGCCGCCCGCGAGGCCGTCGCGGACGCCGGGCTCGACCCGTCCGTCTGGGACAGCGGCCGGGTCGGCGTCGTCATCGGTTCCGCCCACGGCGGGCTGCCCTTCTACGACGAGCAGAGCGCCGCCCTCGCCGACCGCGGCCCCCGCCGGGTCTCCCCGAAGCTCGCCCCCCTCAGCGTCGTCAACGGCGCGGCCAGCAGCGTCAGTCTGGACCTCGGCCTCCACGGACCCAGCCAGGCCGTCTCCACCGCCTGCTCATCCGGCACCGTCGCCATCGGCACCGCCCACCAGATGCTCCGCTCCGGCGCCTGCGACATCGTCATCGCGGGCGGCGCCGAATCCACCTGCACCCGCCTCCTGATCGCCAGCGCCTGCCGCCTCAAGGCCGTCTCCACCCGCCGCGAGGACCCCGAGGCCGCCTGCCGCCCCTTCGACACCCACCGCGACGGCTTCGTCGTCGGCGAGGGCGCCGGGCTGCTCGTCCTGGAGCACCCCGACCACGCCCGCGCCAGGGGCGCCACCGTCCGTGCCCACGTGGGCGGTTACGGCGCTTCCAGCGACGCCCACTCCGCGGTCGCCCCCGACCCGGACGGCCTCGGCATTGAACGCGCCCTGCGCAGCGCCCTGGCCGACGCGGGCCTCTCCCCGTCCGACGTCGGGCACGTCAACGCGCACGGCACCTCGACGGTCTCCAACGACCTGATCGAGGCGACCATGCTCCGCCGGGTACTCGGCGAGAGCCCGCTCGTCACCTCCACCAAGGCCATGACCGGGCACACCCTCGGCGCGGCGGGCGGCATCGAGACCGCGCTCGCCGTTCTCGCCCTCCAGCACCAACGCATCCCGCCCACCGTCAACCTGGACGCGCCCGACCCGGCGATCCCGGTCGACGTGGTGGCCAAGGAGGCCCGCAGCGCCTCCTTCGACTGCGCCGTCAAGACCTCGCTCGGCTTCGGCGGCCACAACGCGGCACTCGTCCTCACCAGGGCCTGA
- a CDS encoding XdhC family protein, which translates to MLDIAEELHRWVSQGREFAVATVVAVGGSAPRQPGAALAVDRDGTAIGSVSGGCVEGAVYELCQQALDDGNSVRERFGYSDEDAFAVGLTCGGVIDILVTPVRADDPARPVFAAALAAAAEGTAAALARITDGPEELLGLPLLVRPDGSYEGGLGGHPALDRTAAAETRALLDAGRTGPLAIGEEGSRCGRPVQLLVESSVPPPRMIVFGAIDFAAALVRAGKFLGYRVTVCDARPVFATAARFPEADEIVVEWPHRYLAGTDTDARTVLCVLTHDAKFDVPLLEAALRLPVAYVGAMGSRRTHLERNERLREVGLGDRELARLHSPIGLDLGARTPEETALSIAAEIVAVRRGGSGVPLTGAHTPIHHDSSGQPLASVA; encoded by the coding sequence ATGCTGGACATCGCCGAAGAGCTGCACCGGTGGGTCTCGCAGGGACGCGAGTTCGCCGTCGCCACCGTGGTCGCGGTCGGCGGCAGCGCGCCCCGGCAGCCCGGTGCCGCCCTCGCCGTCGACCGGGACGGCACGGCCATCGGGTCGGTCTCCGGCGGATGCGTGGAGGGTGCGGTCTACGAACTGTGCCAACAGGCCCTCGATGACGGCAATTCCGTTCGCGAGCGCTTCGGCTACAGCGACGAGGATGCCTTCGCGGTCGGCCTGACCTGCGGCGGCGTCATCGACATCCTGGTCACACCGGTACGGGCGGACGACCCTGCCCGCCCGGTGTTCGCCGCCGCGCTCGCGGCCGCCGCCGAGGGGACGGCGGCCGCCCTGGCGCGGATCACGGACGGGCCCGAGGAACTGCTCGGGCTCCCGCTCCTGGTCCGCCCCGACGGCAGTTACGAGGGCGGGCTCGGCGGCCACCCGGCGCTCGACCGGACCGCCGCCGCCGAGACCCGGGCCCTGCTGGACGCGGGCCGCACCGGACCGCTCGCCATCGGTGAGGAGGGCTCCCGCTGCGGCCGGCCCGTCCAGCTCCTGGTCGAGTCGAGCGTGCCGCCGCCCCGCATGATCGTGTTCGGCGCCATCGACTTCGCGGCGGCGCTGGTGCGGGCCGGGAAGTTCCTCGGCTACCGGGTGACCGTCTGCGACGCCCGACCGGTTTTCGCCACCGCGGCGCGCTTCCCGGAGGCCGACGAGATCGTCGTCGAATGGCCCCACCGCTACCTCGCCGGAACGGACACCGACGCCCGCACCGTGCTCTGCGTCCTCACGCACGACGCCAAGTTCGACGTACCGCTGCTGGAGGCCGCCCTGCGCCTCCCGGTCGCCTACGTCGGGGCGATGGGCTCGCGCCGCACCCACCTGGAGCGCAACGAACGGCTGCGCGAGGTCGGCCTCGGCGACCGTGAACTGGCCCGGCTGCACTCGCCGATCGGCCTGGACCTCGGAGCCCGTACGCCGGAGGAGACGGCGCTGTCCATCGCCGCCGAGATCGTCGCGGTGCGGCGCGGCGGCAGCGGCGTACCGCTCACCGGGGCGCACACCCCCATCCACCACGACAGCAGCGGACAGCCACTCGCCTCGGTGGCCTGA
- the pucD gene encoding xanthine dehydrogenase subunit D: MTTSPKAQTVPAGTPTEITQGSPTKGGIGESTLRPDGTLKVTGEFAYSSDMWHEDMLWGQTLRSTVAHAEIVSIDTSEALATSGVYAVLTYDDLPAEMKNYGLEIQDTPVLAHGKVRHHGEPVAIVAADHPETARRAAAKIKIEYRELPVVTDEASALADDAPLVHEGRTDEYIKYVPHANVVHNQPIIRGDAEKAAERADVIVKGEYTFGMQDQAFLGPESGLAVPSEDGGVELYVATQWLHSDLEQIAPVLGLPEEKVRMTLSGVGGAFGGREDISMQIHACLLALRTGKPVKIVYNRFESFFGHVHRHPAKLYYEHGATKDGKLTHMKCRIVLDGGAYASASPAVVGNASSLSVGPYRIEDVEIEAVALYTNNPPCGAMRGFGAVQACFAYEAQMDKLAAKLDMDPVEFRQLNAMEQGTLLPTGQACDSPAPVAELLRLVKARPLPPEQEWLTAGSEGTAVDVRSLPGGLSNTTHGEGVVRGVGYAVGLKNVGFSEGFDDYSTARVRMEVINGEPVATVHTAMAEVGQGGVTVHAQIARTELGVNQVTIHPADTQVGSAGSTSASRQTYVTGGAVKNSCEAVREQVLEIGRRKFGTYHPAWATAELLLEGGKVITDGGEVLADLADVLEDEAIDIELEWRHRPTVAFDKRTGQGNGHVQYSFAAHRAVVEVDTELGLVKVIELACAQDVGKALNPLSVLGQIQGGTLQGMGVAVMEEIIVDPKTAKVRNPSFTDYLLPTILDTPTIPVDVLELADEHAPYGLRGIGEAPTLSSTPAVLAAIRNATGLELNRTPVRPEHLTGT; encoded by the coding sequence ATGACCACGTCCCCGAAGGCCCAGACCGTACCGGCGGGCACCCCCACCGAGATCACCCAGGGTTCGCCCACCAAGGGCGGCATCGGCGAGTCCACGCTCCGCCCCGACGGCACCCTGAAGGTCACCGGAGAGTTCGCGTACTCCTCCGACATGTGGCACGAGGACATGCTGTGGGGCCAGACGCTGCGCTCCACCGTCGCGCACGCGGAGATCGTCTCCATCGACACCTCCGAGGCGCTGGCGACGTCCGGCGTCTACGCGGTGCTGACCTACGACGACCTCCCGGCCGAGATGAAGAACTACGGCCTGGAGATCCAGGACACCCCGGTTCTCGCCCACGGCAAGGTCCGCCACCACGGTGAGCCGGTCGCCATCGTGGCCGCCGACCACCCGGAGACCGCGCGCCGCGCCGCCGCGAAGATCAAGATCGAGTACCGGGAACTGCCCGTCGTCACCGACGAGGCCTCCGCGCTCGCCGACGACGCGCCGCTGGTCCACGAGGGCCGCACGGACGAGTACATCAAGTACGTCCCGCACGCGAACGTCGTGCACAACCAGCCGATCATCCGCGGCGACGCGGAGAAGGCCGCCGAGCGGGCCGACGTCATCGTCAAGGGCGAGTACACCTTCGGCATGCAGGACCAGGCCTTCCTCGGCCCCGAGTCCGGCCTCGCCGTGCCCTCCGAGGACGGCGGCGTCGAGCTGTACGTCGCCACCCAGTGGCTGCACTCGGACCTCGAACAGATCGCCCCGGTCCTCGGCCTCCCCGAGGAGAAGGTCCGTATGACGCTCTCCGGCGTCGGCGGCGCCTTCGGCGGTCGCGAGGACATCTCGATGCAGATCCACGCCTGCCTGCTGGCGCTCCGCACCGGCAAGCCCGTCAAGATCGTCTACAACCGGTTCGAGTCCTTCTTCGGCCACGTCCACCGGCACCCGGCGAAGCTCTACTACGAGCACGGCGCCACCAAGGACGGCAAGCTCACGCACATGAAGTGCAGGATCGTGCTGGACGGCGGCGCCTACGCCTCCGCCTCCCCGGCGGTCGTCGGCAACGCCTCCTCGCTCTCGGTCGGCCCGTACAGGATCGAGGACGTCGAGATCGAGGCGGTCGCCCTCTACACCAACAACCCGCCCTGCGGCGCGATGCGCGGCTTCGGCGCGGTCCAGGCCTGCTTCGCCTACGAGGCGCAGATGGACAAGCTCGCCGCGAAGCTGGACATGGACCCGGTCGAGTTCCGGCAGCTCAACGCCATGGAGCAGGGCACCCTGCTGCCCACCGGACAAGCCTGTGACTCGCCGGCCCCGGTCGCCGAGCTGCTGCGCCTGGTCAAGGCCCGGCCGCTGCCGCCCGAGCAGGAGTGGCTGACGGCGGGCAGCGAAGGCACCGCCGTCGATGTCCGCTCGCTGCCCGGCGGGCTCTCCAACACCACGCACGGCGAAGGCGTCGTCCGAGGCGTCGGCTACGCGGTGGGCCTGAAGAACGTCGGCTTCTCCGAGGGCTTCGACGACTACTCCACCGCCCGCGTGCGGATGGAGGTCATCAACGGCGAGCCGGTCGCGACCGTGCACACCGCGATGGCCGAGGTCGGACAGGGCGGCGTCACCGTGCACGCCCAGATCGCCCGTACCGAACTCGGCGTCAACCAGGTCACCATCCACCCCGCCGACACTCAGGTCGGCTCCGCCGGATCGACCTCCGCCTCCCGCCAGACGTACGTCACCGGCGGCGCGGTCAAGAACTCCTGCGAGGCCGTCCGGGAACAGGTCCTGGAGATCGGCCGCCGCAAGTTCGGCACCTACCACCCGGCCTGGGCCACCGCCGAACTCCTCCTGGAGGGCGGCAAGGTCATCACCGACGGCGGTGAAGTGCTCGCCGACCTGGCCGACGTGCTGGAGGACGAGGCGATCGACATCGAGCTGGAGTGGCGCCACCGGCCCACCGTGGCGTTCGACAAGCGCACCGGACAGGGCAACGGCCACGTCCAGTACTCCTTCGCCGCGCACCGCGCCGTCGTCGAGGTCGACACCGAACTCGGCCTGGTCAAGGTCATCGAACTGGCTTGCGCCCAGGACGTCGGCAAGGCGCTCAACCCGCTCTCCGTCCTCGGCCAGATCCAGGGCGGCACGCTCCAGGGCATGGGCGTCGCCGTCATGGAGGAGATCATCGTCGACCCGAAGACCGCGAAGGTGCGCAACCCCTCCTTCACGGACTACCTCCTCCCCACGATCCTCGACACGCCGACGATCCCGGTCGACGTGCTCGAACTCGCCGACGAGCACGCCCCGTACGGGCTGCGCGGCATCGGCGAGGCCCCCACCCTGTCGTCCACCCCGGCCGTCCTCGCGGCGATCCGGAACGCGACCGGGCTTGAGCTCAACAGGACACCGGTACGCCCCGAGCACCTCACCGGCACCTGA